The following proteins are encoded in a genomic region of Streptomyces sp. SLBN-31:
- the narI gene encoding respiratory nitrate reductase subunit gamma, whose protein sequence is MNAPLTLSATAAASSTDLLLWTAFPYICLAVFVVGHVWRYRQDQFGWTSRTSQLLEHRWLRWGSPLFHLGAFAVIAGHVVGLAVPASWTEAAGISEHAYHTTAVALGSVAGVAMVTGLGMLCARRLLARRIRLTTDRSDKLLFPLLSLTVLLGFSATAVHNVLGGGYDYRETVSVWFRGVFTLRPQPEAISGAPLLFQLHALSACLLFAAWPFTRLVHVWSAPVGYLVRPYLVYRRRAGTPPAPASAVRTESSSGSRRAA, encoded by the coding sequence ATGAACGCCCCGCTGACCCTGTCGGCCACCGCCGCGGCGAGCAGCACCGATCTGCTGCTGTGGACCGCGTTCCCCTACATCTGCCTCGCCGTGTTCGTGGTGGGGCACGTCTGGCGGTACCGCCAGGACCAGTTCGGGTGGACCTCGCGCACCAGCCAGCTGCTCGAGCACCGCTGGCTGCGCTGGGGCAGCCCGCTGTTCCACCTCGGCGCCTTCGCCGTGATCGCCGGACACGTCGTCGGCCTCGCCGTCCCCGCGTCCTGGACGGAGGCGGCCGGGATCAGCGAACACGCCTACCACACCACGGCCGTCGCGCTGGGTTCGGTCGCCGGGGTCGCCATGGTCACGGGCCTGGGCATGCTGTGCGCCCGCCGGCTGCTCGCCCGCCGGATCCGCCTCACCACCGACCGCAGCGACAAGCTGCTCTTCCCCCTCCTCTCCCTCACGGTCCTGCTGGGCTTCAGCGCCACCGCCGTGCACAACGTCCTCGGCGGCGGCTACGACTACCGGGAGACCGTCTCCGTCTGGTTCCGCGGCGTCTTCACCCTGCGCCCGCAGCCCGAGGCGATCTCCGGGGCGCCGCTGCTGTTCCAGCTGCACGCCCTGAGCGCCTGCCTGCTCTTCGCCGCCTGGCCCTTCACCCGGCTCGTGCACGTGTGGAGCGCCCCGGTCGGCTATCTCGTTCGGCCCTACCTGGTCTACCGGCGGCGGGCCGGCACACCGCCCGCCCCGGCGTCGGCCGTCCGAACGGAGTCCTCCTCCGGCTCGCGCCGCGCGGCATGA
- the narJ gene encoding nitrate reductase molybdenum cofactor assembly chaperone, whose product MSPLPTTIPALVRTRVRAAVRRPGRLTPEETAGRALTLRLVSLLLQYPDEELTDSRAELTTVVAALPDTPAAEYLARFTDWFAAQEPEALQRHYVEMFDLRRKSSLYLTYYLHGDTRRRGMALLTLNQRYRAAGWDTDGGEVPDHLPVVLEFAALAGPGGGEAPLRQHRRGLELIHRALTDADSPYRHVLASLLTLLPPPTEADREAVARLVAEGPPNEDVGLDPYGTYGDGEFAPPGTFVPPPPAPPTRVPPAPTSRTEGPR is encoded by the coding sequence ATGAGCCCCCTGCCGACGACGATTCCCGCGCTCGTGCGCACCCGCGTCCGGGCCGCCGTACGCCGGCCCGGTCGGCTCACGCCCGAGGAGACCGCCGGCCGGGCACTGACCCTGCGGCTGGTGTCGCTGCTGCTGCAGTACCCGGACGAGGAACTGACCGATTCACGAGCCGAGTTGACGACCGTGGTGGCGGCCCTGCCGGACACCCCGGCGGCGGAGTACCTGGCACGCTTCACCGACTGGTTCGCCGCGCAGGAGCCCGAGGCACTGCAACGGCACTACGTCGAGATGTTCGACCTGCGCCGCAAGAGCAGCCTCTATCTCACCTACTACCTGCACGGCGACACCCGGCGCCGCGGCATGGCCCTGCTCACCCTGAACCAACGCTACCGCGCGGCCGGTTGGGACACCGACGGGGGCGAGGTGCCCGACCACCTCCCGGTCGTCCTGGAGTTCGCCGCCCTGGCGGGCCCGGGTGGCGGTGAGGCACCGCTGCGCCAGCACCGCCGAGGGCTGGAGCTGATCCACCGGGCGCTGACCGACGCCGACTCGCCCTACCGGCACGTCCTGGCCTCGCTGCTCACCCTGCTGCCGCCGCCCACCGAGGCCGACCGGGAGGCGGTGGCCCGGCTCGTCGCCGAGGGCCCGCCCAACGAGGACGTCGGACTGGACCCCTACGGCACCTACGGAGACGGCGAGTTCGCGCCTCCGGGCACCTTCGTGCCGCCGCCGCCCGCCCCGCCGACCCGGGTACCGCCCGCCCCGACCAGCCGTACGGAAGGCCCCCGATGA
- the narH gene encoding nitrate reductase subunit beta, with the protein MRVLAQVAMVMNLDKCIGCHTCSVTCKQTWSNRTGVEYAWFNNVETKPGVGYPRRYEDQEQWKGGWMLDKRGRLVLRSGGRVRRLLSLFANPDLPSIEDYYEPVTYDYDNLVGAPAGQDIPVARPRSVLTGRPTAITWGANWEDGLGGAPEHAGGDPNLSGEWAQKVKFEFEQTFLFHLPRLCEHCLNPACVSACPSGAMYKRTEDGIVLVDQDRCRGWRMCVTACPYKKVYVNHATGKAEKCTFCFPRIEAGQPTVCSETCVGRLRYLGLLLYDADRVGEAAATADEQDLLDAQRGVFLDPNDPEVIAAARESGIPEDWLAAARRSPVYDLVCRYRVALPLHPEYRTLPMVWYVPPLSPVLDAVTGAGGDQDDPDHVFAAVTRLRIPLEYLAELFTAGDTDVVAGVLMKLTALRSHMRSRTLGEQADEKALAAVGLTTGEAEDLHRLLAVAKYADRYVVPAAHKEDAAALSAMENRCPVETTGDPQPRKVMLGIPTLRRASDGGRA; encoded by the coding sequence ATGCGTGTGTTGGCCCAAGTGGCGATGGTGATGAACCTCGACAAGTGCATCGGCTGCCACACCTGTTCCGTCACCTGCAAACAGACGTGGAGCAACCGCACCGGCGTGGAGTACGCCTGGTTCAACAACGTCGAGACCAAGCCCGGAGTCGGCTATCCGCGCCGCTACGAGGACCAGGAGCAGTGGAAGGGCGGCTGGATGCTCGACAAGCGCGGACGGCTCGTCCTGCGCTCCGGCGGCCGGGTCAGGCGGCTGCTGTCGCTGTTCGCCAACCCCGACCTGCCGTCCATCGAGGACTACTACGAGCCGGTCACCTACGACTACGACAACCTCGTCGGCGCCCCGGCCGGGCAGGACATCCCGGTCGCCCGCCCCCGCTCCGTGCTGACCGGCCGGCCCACCGCCATCACCTGGGGCGCCAACTGGGAGGACGGCCTGGGCGGCGCGCCCGAACACGCCGGCGGCGACCCCAACCTCTCCGGCGAGTGGGCGCAGAAGGTGAAGTTCGAGTTCGAGCAGACCTTCCTCTTCCACCTGCCCCGCCTGTGCGAGCACTGCCTCAACCCCGCCTGCGTCTCCGCCTGCCCGTCGGGCGCGATGTACAAGCGGACCGAGGACGGCATCGTCCTCGTCGACCAGGACCGCTGCCGGGGCTGGCGGATGTGCGTGACGGCGTGCCCGTACAAGAAGGTGTACGTCAACCACGCCACCGGCAAGGCCGAGAAGTGCACGTTCTGCTTCCCGCGCATCGAGGCCGGCCAGCCGACCGTCTGCTCGGAGACCTGCGTCGGCCGACTGCGCTACCTCGGACTGCTCCTGTACGACGCCGACCGCGTCGGCGAGGCCGCGGCCACCGCCGACGAACAGGACCTGCTGGACGCCCAGCGAGGGGTCTTCCTCGACCCGAACGACCCCGAGGTGATCGCCGCAGCACGGGAGTCGGGCATTCCGGAGGACTGGCTGGCGGCCGCCCGCCGCTCCCCCGTGTACGACCTGGTCTGCCGCTACCGGGTCGCCCTGCCGCTGCACCCGGAGTACCGCACGCTGCCCATGGTCTGGTACGTGCCGCCGCTGTCCCCGGTGCTGGACGCCGTCACCGGCGCGGGCGGCGACCAGGACGACCCCGACCACGTCTTCGCCGCCGTCACCCGGCTGCGCATCCCGCTGGAGTACCTGGCGGAGCTGTTCACCGCCGGCGACACCGACGTGGTGGCCGGAGTGCTGATGAAACTCACCGCGCTCCGCTCCCACATGCGCTCGCGCACACTCGGCGAGCAGGCCGACGAGAAGGCGCTGGCGGCCGTCGGGCTCACCACCGGAGAGGCCGAGGACCTGCACCGGCTGCTCGCCGTCGCCAAGTACGCCGACCGCTACGTCGTGCCGGCCGCGCACAAGGAGGACGCGGCCGCGCTGAGCGCCATGGAGAACCGCTGCCCGGTGGAGACCACCGGCGACCCCCAGCCCCGCAAGGTGATGCTCGGCATCCCCACCCTGCGCCGCGCATCCGACGGAGGACGAGCATGA
- a CDS encoding nitrate reductase subunit alpha yields the protein MENDQNARRDRPRGEQGWPLAARRLLTRREVSADGRAVFGENDGKWEGFYRERWAHDKVVRSTHGVNCTGSCSWMVYVKDGIITWEHQATDYPSIGADCPEYEPRGCPRGASFSWYTYSPSRVRYPYVRGALLKLWREARRRLGDPVAAWAEITSDPAKARAYKRARGKGGLVRADWDEVAELVAAAQVHTVKEYGPDRVAGFSPIPAMSMASFAAGARFMSLIGGTLLSFYDWYADLPIASPQVFGDQTDVPEAADWWNAGYLVMWGSNIPVTRTPDAHFLTETRYNGTKVVAVSPDYADNVKHADEWLAPHPGTDGALAMAMGHVILREFLVDREVPYFRDYLRSFTDAPFLVTLRESEHGLVPDGFLSAADLGHDTEHAESKTVLLDAATGEPVVPNGSLGFRWGEAERGRWNLELGDVIPELSLLGSADETAEIALPRFDEGPTEGGSVMTRGVPVRTVGGRLVTTVFDLMLAQYGVHRPGLPGSWPTSYEDASQPYTPAWQETVTSVPAEQAARIAREFARNAERTQGRSMIAMGAGTNHWFHSDTIYRAFLALTTMTGCQGVNGGGWAHYVGQEKVRPVTGLQHLAFAFDWQRPTRHMAGTSYWYLNTDQWRYEAFGPEELASPLGSGRFKGKGFADTLAQAVRLGWTPGHPGFDRNPLDLADEAAAQGRPVAEHVVDELKSGRLRFAVEDPDDPANFPRVLTVWRANLLGSSGKGNEYFLRHLLGTDAAVRSAETPPEHRPQEVVWHDEAPEGKLDLLVAMDFRMTSTGLLADVVLPAATWYEKDDLSSTDMHPFVHAFTPAIAPPWQARTDYDTFLTIADRFSELAVEHLGTRTDVMAVPLQHDTPDELAQPGGVVRDWKAGECEPVPGRTMPKLVTVERDYTAVAQKMRAVGPLLDTLGTTTKGVTVHPDREIEDLRHRNGTVREGVAAGRPSLATATDMCEAILALSGTTNGRLATEGFRRLQEQTGSEGLVELSAEREAERITFADTRTQPRAVITSYEWSGSETGGRRYSPFVINTEHRKPWHTLTGRQHFFVSHDWMTELGEQLPVYRPPLNTPRHYGDEQLRDGRAEVTVRYLTPHSKWSIHSNYQDNKYMLDLSRGGPVIWMSTTDAEKIGVKDNEWIEAYNRNGVVAARAVVTHRMPEGTVYMYHAQDRNVNVPKTEVSGKRGGIHNSLTRLLLKPTHLAGGYAQFTYAFNYYGPTGNQRDEVTVIRRRSQDVEY from the coding sequence ATGGAGAACGATCAAAACGCTCGGCGGGATCGGCCGCGCGGCGAGCAGGGCTGGCCGCTCGCGGCCCGTCGGCTGCTGACGCGGCGTGAGGTCTCGGCCGACGGCCGGGCCGTGTTCGGTGAGAACGACGGCAAGTGGGAGGGCTTCTACCGGGAGCGGTGGGCGCACGACAAGGTGGTGCGCTCCACGCACGGCGTGAACTGCACGGGCTCCTGCTCGTGGATGGTGTACGTCAAGGACGGCATCATCACCTGGGAGCACCAGGCCACCGACTACCCGTCGATCGGCGCCGACTGCCCGGAGTACGAGCCGCGCGGCTGCCCCCGGGGCGCGTCGTTCTCCTGGTACACGTACTCGCCCAGCCGGGTGCGCTACCCGTATGTGCGGGGCGCGCTGCTGAAGCTGTGGCGCGAGGCGCGCCGGCGGCTGGGCGACCCGGTGGCGGCGTGGGCGGAGATCACCTCCGACCCGGCGAAGGCCCGCGCCTACAAGCGGGCGCGCGGCAAGGGCGGTCTGGTGCGCGCCGACTGGGACGAGGTGGCCGAGCTGGTGGCCGCCGCGCAGGTGCACACCGTCAAGGAGTACGGGCCCGACCGCGTCGCGGGGTTCTCGCCGATCCCGGCGATGTCGATGGCGTCGTTCGCCGCGGGGGCCCGGTTCATGTCGTTGATCGGCGGCACGCTGCTGTCGTTCTACGACTGGTACGCCGACCTGCCGATCGCCTCGCCGCAGGTCTTCGGCGACCAGACGGACGTGCCCGAGGCGGCCGACTGGTGGAACGCCGGCTACCTGGTGATGTGGGGCTCCAACATCCCCGTGACGCGCACGCCCGACGCGCACTTCCTGACCGAGACCCGCTACAACGGCACCAAGGTCGTCGCGGTGAGCCCGGACTACGCCGACAACGTCAAGCACGCCGACGAATGGCTCGCCCCGCATCCCGGCACGGACGGGGCGCTGGCCATGGCGATGGGGCACGTGATCCTGCGCGAGTTCCTGGTCGACCGTGAAGTTCCATACTTCCGCGACTACTTGAGGTCGTTCACGGACGCGCCGTTCCTGGTGACCCTGCGCGAGAGCGAGCACGGTCTGGTCCCGGACGGGTTCCTCTCCGCGGCCGACCTCGGGCACGACACGGAGCACGCGGAGTCCAAGACGGTGCTCCTGGACGCGGCCACCGGTGAACCGGTGGTGCCCAACGGCTCGCTCGGCTTCCGCTGGGGGGAGGCCGAGCGGGGCCGCTGGAACCTCGAACTCGGCGATGTCATACCGGAGCTGAGCCTGCTGGGTTCGGCCGATGAGACGGCCGAGATCGCCTTGCCGCGCTTCGACGAGGGCCCCACCGAGGGCGGTTCGGTGATGACGCGCGGGGTGCCGGTCCGCACGGTCGGCGGCCGTCTGGTGACCACCGTCTTCGACCTGATGCTCGCCCAGTACGGTGTCCACCGCCCCGGCCTGCCGGGCAGCTGGCCCACCTCCTACGAGGACGCCTCGCAGCCGTACACCCCGGCCTGGCAGGAGACCGTCACCTCGGTGCCGGCCGAGCAGGCCGCCCGTATCGCCCGTGAGTTCGCCCGCAACGCGGAGCGCACGCAGGGCCGTTCGATGATCGCGATGGGCGCCGGGACCAACCACTGGTTCCACTCCGACACCATCTACCGCGCGTTCCTGGCGCTGACGACGATGACCGGCTGCCAGGGCGTCAACGGCGGCGGCTGGGCGCACTACGTCGGCCAGGAGAAGGTCCGTCCCGTCACCGGGTTGCAGCATCTGGCGTTCGCCTTCGACTGGCAGCGGCCCACTCGGCACATGGCGGGCACCTCGTACTGGTACCTGAACACCGACCAGTGGCGCTACGAGGCCTTCGGGCCCGAGGAGTTGGCGTCGCCGCTCGGTTCGGGCCGCTTCAAGGGCAAGGGGTTCGCCGACACCCTCGCGCAGGCGGTACGGCTGGGCTGGACACCCGGCCACCCCGGTTTCGACCGCAACCCGCTGGACCTGGCCGACGAGGCCGCGGCCCAGGGGCGACCGGTCGCCGAGCACGTCGTCGACGAACTGAAGTCGGGGCGGCTGAGGTTCGCCGTGGAGGACCCGGACGACCCGGCCAACTTCCCGCGCGTGCTGACGGTGTGGCGGGCCAACCTGCTGGGCTCCTCCGGCAAGGGCAACGAGTACTTCCTGCGCCATCTGCTGGGCACGGACGCGGCCGTCCGCTCCGCCGAGACCCCGCCCGAGCACCGGCCGCAGGAGGTCGTCTGGCACGACGAGGCGCCCGAGGGCAAGCTCGACCTGCTGGTCGCGATGGACTTCCGGATGACCTCCACCGGCCTGCTCGCCGACGTGGTCCTGCCGGCCGCGACCTGGTACGAGAAGGACGACCTGTCGTCGACGGACATGCACCCCTTCGTGCACGCCTTCACCCCGGCCATCGCACCGCCCTGGCAGGCGCGCACCGACTACGACACCTTCCTGACGATCGCGGACCGGTTCAGCGAGCTCGCCGTCGAGCACCTGGGCACGCGCACCGACGTCATGGCGGTGCCGCTGCAGCACGACACCCCCGACGAACTCGCCCAGCCCGGCGGTGTGGTGCGGGACTGGAAGGCCGGCGAGTGCGAGCCCGTCCCGGGCCGGACCATGCCGAAGCTCGTCACCGTCGAACGCGACTACACGGCCGTGGCGCAGAAGATGCGGGCGGTCGGCCCGCTCCTCGACACGCTCGGCACGACCACCAAGGGCGTCACCGTCCACCCCGACCGGGAGATCGAGGACCTGCGCCACCGCAACGGCACCGTCCGCGAGGGTGTGGCCGCCGGCCGCCCGTCGCTGGCCACCGCGACCGACATGTGCGAGGCGATCCTCGCCCTGTCCGGCACCACCAACGGACGCCTGGCCACGGAGGGCTTCCGCCGGCTGCAGGAGCAGACGGGCAGCGAGGGACTGGTCGAACTCTCCGCCGAGCGGGAGGCGGAACGGATCACGTTCGCCGACACCCGCACCCAGCCCCGGGCGGTCATCACCTCCTACGAGTGGTCGGGCTCGGAGACCGGCGGGCGGCGCTACTCGCCGTTCGTCATCAACACCGAGCACCGCAAGCCATGGCACACCCTCACCGGCCGCCAGCACTTCTTCGTCAGCCACGACTGGATGACCGAGCTGGGCGAGCAACTGCCCGTCTACCGGCCGCCGTTGAACACGCCCCGGCACTACGGGGACGAGCAGCTGCGGGACGGACGCGCGGAGGTGACGGTGCGTTACCTCACCCCGCACTCGAAGTGGTCCATCCACTCCAACTACCAGGACAACAAGTACATGCTCGACCTGTCCCGCGGCGGTCCCGTGATCTGGATGTCGACCACCGACGCCGAGAAGATCGGCGTGAAGGACAACGAGTGGATCGAGGCCTACAACCGCAACGGCGTCGTCGCCGCCCGCGCCGTGGTCACCCACCGCATGCCCGAGGGCACGGTGTACATGTACCACGCCCAGGACCGCAACGTGAACGTGCCGAAGACCGAGGTCAGCGGCAAGCGGGGCGGCATTCACAACTCCCTGACCCGGCTGCTGCTCAAGCCCACCCATCTCGCGGGCGGCTACGCGCAGTTCACCTACGCATTCAACTACTACGGCCCGACCGGAAACCAGCGCGACGAGGTCACGGTCATCCGCCGTCGCTCGCAGGACGTGGAGTACTGA
- a CDS encoding TIGR04053 family radical SAM/SPASM domain-containing protein, whose protein sequence is MSTAVRAVRRQRHDAAERPFIVIWESTRACPLACLHCRAEAVPRRDPRELDTAEAKDLLRQVAEFGQPAPLFVITGGDPFQRPDLTELIAHGRRIGVRVAVSPSGTPTLTEERLRAVHAAGASGLSLSLDGSTAEVHDTFRGVPGVYRWTLDAWDTARSLGMKVQINTTVARHNLHDLPDIVRLVAEHGAMLWSAFFLVPTGRGRDLGALTPAETEDVLNFVHDVGLTVPAKTTEAHHFRRVALQRRILADRGEDHVAVLGLGPLYRELRDRAAELGLNAEVRRVRRPPLDVNAGRGFVFVSHTGSVHPSGFLPLSAGNVRTSPLTSVYRTSPLFTGLRTPDMLQGRCGACEFREVCGGSRSRAYGVTGDPFAEEPWCGYRPGSFPHQRELAALLNGEAGEEQAGGGGRPHRSSCKE, encoded by the coding sequence GTGAGCACCGCCGTACGGGCCGTGCGCCGTCAGCGGCACGACGCGGCGGAGCGCCCGTTCATCGTCATCTGGGAGTCCACCCGGGCCTGCCCGCTGGCCTGCCTGCACTGCCGGGCCGAGGCCGTGCCGCGCCGTGACCCCCGCGAACTGGACACCGCCGAGGCCAAGGACCTGCTGCGTCAGGTAGCCGAGTTCGGGCAGCCCGCCCCGCTGTTCGTGATCACCGGCGGGGACCCGTTCCAGCGCCCCGACCTCACCGAACTCATCGCCCACGGCAGGCGGATCGGGGTCCGGGTCGCCGTCTCGCCTTCGGGCACCCCCACGCTCACCGAGGAACGGCTGCGTGCCGTGCACGCCGCGGGCGCCTCCGGGCTCTCGCTCAGTCTGGACGGTTCCACCGCCGAGGTGCACGACACCTTCCGCGGGGTGCCCGGCGTCTACCGCTGGACCCTGGACGCCTGGGACACCGCCCGCTCCCTCGGCATGAAGGTGCAGATCAACACCACGGTCGCCCGGCACAACCTGCACGACCTCCCCGACATCGTCCGGCTGGTCGCCGAGCACGGGGCGATGCTGTGGAGCGCCTTCTTCCTGGTGCCCACCGGCCGCGGCCGCGACCTCGGCGCACTGACCCCGGCCGAGACCGAGGACGTGCTCAACTTCGTCCACGACGTGGGCCTGACCGTGCCCGCCAAGACCACCGAGGCCCACCACTTCCGCCGCGTCGCCCTGCAGCGCCGAATCCTCGCGGACCGCGGCGAGGACCATGTCGCGGTCCTCGGTCTCGGACCCCTGTACCGCGAACTGCGCGACCGGGCCGCCGAGTTGGGCCTGAACGCCGAAGTGCGCCGGGTGCGGCGCCCGCCGCTGGACGTCAACGCCGGCCGCGGATTCGTCTTCGTCTCGCACACCGGCAGCGTCCACCCCAGCGGCTTCCTGCCGCTCAGCGCGGGAAACGTGCGCACGTCGCCGCTGACGTCCGTCTACCGCACCTCGCCGCTGTTCACCGGCCTGCGCACCCCCGACATGCTCCAAGGCCGTTGCGGGGCTTGCGAGTTCCGCGAGGTCTGCGGCGGCTCGCGGTCACGGGCGTACGGCGTCACCGGCGACCCCTTCGCCGAGGAGCCGTGGTGCGGCTACAGGCCCGGCTCCTTCCCCCACCAGCGGGAGCTGGCCGCGCTGCTGAACGGGGAGGCCGGCGAGGAACAGGCGGGAGGCGGCGGCCGCCCGCACCGCAGCAGCTGCAAGGAGTGA
- a CDS encoding Acg family FMN-binding oxidoreductase, whose amino-acid sequence MLYAPSPALDSATVESLLAAAVAAPSIHNTQPWRFHVDPRDRLLEVHAVPERTLPLTDPTHRAQHLSVGAAVFNLRLAAVHHGLRPEVALLPDPCEPGLLATVRLTAPSAGDDRLPDHGLYAAIARRRTSRLPFTGRPVPDPVVAEMVTAAHAAGARLHLPDIAGTRRLLRLTAAGEARNHAHPDRTAETRTWLRTPGSDIPYGIPVTALGPPDAAARIPMRDFTGRLPGPRLPALGFERHVQTALLWTSHDRREDWLRAGQALQYVLLTATAHGLRTSLLHQAMEWPDLRRAAALPRAGRCHPHILIRFGYGRDGARTPRSDPRG is encoded by the coding sequence GTGCTGTACGCCCCAAGCCCCGCCCTGGACTCGGCCACCGTGGAGTCGCTGCTCGCGGCGGCCGTGGCGGCCCCGTCGATCCACAACACCCAGCCGTGGCGCTTCCACGTGGACCCCCGCGACCGGCTGCTCGAGGTCCACGCGGTGCCGGAGCGGACGCTGCCGCTGACCGATCCCACCCACCGCGCCCAGCACCTGTCCGTGGGCGCCGCCGTCTTCAACCTCCGGCTCGCGGCCGTCCACCACGGACTGCGGCCCGAGGTGGCGCTCCTGCCGGACCCGTGCGAACCGGGGCTGCTGGCCACCGTACGGCTGACGGCTCCGTCCGCCGGGGACGACCGGCTGCCGGACCACGGCCTGTACGCGGCCATCGCGCGCCGGCGCACCAGCCGGCTGCCGTTCACCGGGCGCCCGGTGCCCGACCCCGTCGTGGCGGAGATGGTGACGGCCGCGCACGCCGCCGGAGCACGCCTGCACCTGCCGGACATCGCCGGGACGAGGCGGCTGCTGCGGCTGACCGCCGCGGGCGAGGCACGCAACCACGCCCACCCCGACCGCACCGCCGAAACCCGGACCTGGCTCAGGACGCCGGGGTCGGACATTCCCTACGGCATCCCCGTCACCGCCCTCGGCCCGCCCGACGCGGCCGCCCGGATACCGATGCGGGACTTCACCGGCCGGCTGCCCGGCCCCCGCCTGCCCGCCCTGGGATTCGAACGTCATGTCCAGACGGCCCTGTTGTGGACGTCGCACGACCGCCGGGAGGACTGGCTGCGGGCGGGCCAGGCACTGCAGTACGTCCTGCTCACGGCGACCGCCCACGGCCTGCGCACCTCCCTGCTGCACCAGGCCATGGAGTGGCCCGACCTGCGCAGGGCGGCGGCCCTGCCACGAGCCGGGCGGTGCCATCCGCACATCCTGATCAGGTTCGGCTACGGGCGGGACGGCGCCCGCACCCCGCGCAGCGATCCGCGGGGCTGA
- a CDS encoding vitamin K epoxide reductase family protein: MSGDLAPAPDTVPAPRTRAVGAGRRTGYVMLVAGVLGWFASFQLTVDDWRLLKNPAYRPPCNISPVVSCGSVMSSAQGSLFGFPNMLLGLGAFAAVAALGVAVLAGARLHPRLWLALDAGALVGVVFVHWLMGQSLYELNKLCPYCAGVWVVTIALFWYLTLHCLERGILRAPRGVVTVLRDTHGLLLAGWYGVIVMLVLTRFWSYWSGLV, encoded by the coding sequence ATGAGCGGCGACCTCGCACCCGCCCCGGACACGGTGCCCGCCCCGCGTACGCGCGCGGTGGGCGCCGGACGCCGTACCGGCTACGTCATGCTCGTGGCCGGGGTCCTCGGCTGGTTCGCCTCCTTCCAGCTCACGGTGGACGACTGGCGGCTGCTGAAGAACCCCGCCTACCGGCCGCCGTGCAACATCAGCCCCGTCGTGAGCTGCGGCAGCGTCATGTCCAGCGCCCAGGGCAGTCTCTTCGGGTTCCCCAACATGCTGCTCGGGCTGGGCGCCTTCGCCGCCGTGGCCGCTCTGGGCGTCGCCGTGCTGGCCGGGGCCCGTCTGCACCCCCGGTTGTGGCTCGCGCTGGACGCCGGGGCACTGGTCGGAGTGGTCTTCGTCCACTGGCTGATGGGCCAGTCCCTGTACGAACTGAACAAGCTCTGCCCCTACTGCGCCGGGGTCTGGGTGGTCACCATCGCCCTGTTCTGGTACCTGACCCTGCACTGCCTGGAACGCGGGATCCTGCGCGCGCCTCGCGGCGTGGTCACGGTCCTGCGGGACACCCACGGGCTGCTGCTGGCGGGCTGGTACGGGGTGATCGTGATGCTGGTGCTCACCCGTTTCTGGTCCTACTGGAGCGGCCTGGTCTGA
- a CDS encoding DUF2249 domain-containing protein gives MSVLTVASAPEDAVALEGAEAHQARTAAELAGRVALLTTAAGTDPSAAERVRAGLVAFCDREVLPYAAAEEAVLYPVARTMPDARLLIVSLVAEHRCLAALVDAMREAAPADAVAEARALQVLFEEHSAKENGLVLPLLAMAPGVSLATLLTRLHDRLPPAPGTERDGAPTHGRPETAKPGKTGGCGCGGAPETAKPEEASGGCGCGGAPETAAPELDVRAVPHALRHATVLGALDAVPAGGAMVLVAPHDPLPLLARIEERHPGVFSVEYLERGPETWRLRLGHR, from the coding sequence ATGAGCGTGCTCACCGTCGCGTCGGCCCCCGAGGACGCCGTCGCTCTCGAGGGCGCCGAGGCCCACCAAGCCCGTACGGCGGCGGAACTGGCCGGGCGGGTGGCGCTGCTGACCACCGCGGCGGGCACCGACCCGAGCGCGGCCGAGCGGGTCCGCGCCGGTCTCGTGGCCTTCTGCGACCGGGAGGTGCTGCCGTACGCGGCGGCCGAGGAGGCCGTCCTCTACCCCGTCGCGCGGACCATGCCCGACGCCCGGCTGCTGATCGTGAGCCTGGTGGCCGAGCACCGCTGCCTCGCCGCGCTCGTGGACGCGATGCGCGAGGCGGCGCCGGCGGACGCGGTGGCCGAAGCCCGGGCCCTGCAGGTCCTGTTCGAGGAACACAGCGCCAAGGAGAACGGCCTGGTGCTGCCCCTGCTGGCCATGGCCCCCGGCGTCTCCCTGGCCACCCTCCTCACCCGACTCCACGACCGCCTTCCACCGGCCCCGGGCACGGAACGGGACGGCGCCCCGACGCACGGCCGGCCGGAGACGGCGAAGCCCGGGAAGACCGGCGGCTGCGGCTGCGGCGGTGCGCCGGAGACGGCGAAGCCCGAGGAGGCGTCGGGCGGTTGCGGCTGCGGCGGTGCGCCGGAGACGGCCGCTCCCGAACTCGACGTCCGCGCCGTTCCGCACGCCCTGCGCCACGCCACCGTCCTCGGCGCCCTCGACGCCGTCCCCGCGGGCGGCGCGATGGTGCTGGTCGCGCCGCACGACCCGCTTCCGCTGCTCGCCCGGATCGAGGAGCGGCACCCCGGAGTCTTCTCGGTGGAGTACCTGGAGCGGGGCCCCGAAACCTGGCGGCTCCGGCTCGGCCACCGCTGA